A single region of the Amphiprion ocellaris isolate individual 3 ecotype Okinawa chromosome 4, ASM2253959v1, whole genome shotgun sequence genome encodes:
- the LOC111569920 gene encoding sarcalumenin-like, which translates to MKSLMSVCCFLALLVLSAADLLPESSVHDEEPLMQLQLQQPEGDLFSCGCDTTEDHGSQSSSNDTPAPERAMCQPCKPLSHLDAEEEAASPSEHEEEAIPSSEDDSSAEEVVSEEEIEMVEEEEEEVASEEAEEHQSMEEEEEVAEEETLAEEGETEEEANVELSREEEEEVNDSHEAAAEEEESAAEEASEDIVEGSEDEDMQEETKAAAEEQITVGTVPEDTAEEAIEETESEPEAEPVELPETEPEPEETEPVVIEEPIPASDAVPEVTSEPEPEPEVIPQVEPEPVVDEVTPEPVEEVAVEEVAMEEVAVEEAAVEEAAVEEAAVEEAAVEEVAVEAPAAVVEEAPVDVEEATVEDVTAEEPAQSQPKEHKKSEASGPAMRDRSHIEDTLRLATSEPSAEFTGAMKTLLNIYHKSIKPLEEAFKYNELRQHEVTDGEITSKPMVLFLGPWSVGKSSMINYLLGLHKSSQELYTGAEPTTSEYTVIMHGEKVRTIEGIVMAADSSRSFSPLEKFGQGFLERLVGIEMPHKLLERVTFVDTPGIIENRKQQERGYPYNEVCQWFIDRADLIFLVFDPTKLDVGGELEMLFKQMKGRESQIRLILNKADSLTTQDLMRVYGALFWSMAPLINVTEPPRVYVSSFWPQDYAAETSRELFMKEETSLLEDLNQVIENQMENKIAFIRQHGIRVRIHALLVDRYLQTYYDKLGWFSDPYEVFQDIVNDPDKYYIFKSILAKTNVSKFDLPDKEAYQDFFGVNPISHFKQLSSHCSWTGGCLLEKIERAISHELPALLNSVNKSPDVPAPTKASPTPPPPLPGTCEGPGCEEKPKNRWRRQ; encoded by the exons ATCTCCTGCCAGAGTCCTCTGTCCACGATGAGGAGCCTCtgatgcagctgcagctccagcagccaGAAGGCGACCTCTTCTCCTGTGGATGTGACACCACAGAGGATCATGGCAGCCAAAGCTCTTCCAACGACACCCCAGCTCCAGAGAGGGCCATGTGCCAGCCCTGCAAACCGCTGTCACATTTAGATGCTGAGGAAGAGGCTGCTTCTCCTTCAGAGCATGAAGAGGAGGCAataccttcatctgaagacgatTCTTCTGCTGAGGAGGTTGTGAGtgaagaagaaatagaaatggtagaagaggaggaggaagaggtggcATCTGAGGAGGCTGAAGAGCATCAAAgtatggaggaagaggaggaagtagCTGAGGAGGAGACATTGGCTGAGGAAGGGGAAACTGAGGAAGAAGCAAATGTAGAATTATCccgagaggaagaggaagaagtgaaTGACTCTCATGAGGCTGCAGCAGAAGAGGAGGAATCTGCAGCTGAAGAAGCATCTGAAGACATTGTTGAGGGATCAGAAGACGAAGACATGCAGgaagaaacaaaagcagcagctgaggaGCAGATAACTGTGGGAACTGTGCCGGAAGACACTGCTGAAGAGGCGATCGAAGAAACTGAATCAGAACCAGAAGCAGAACCAGTGGAGCTTCCTGAAacagaacctgaacctgaagAAACAGAACCAGTAGTGATAGAAGAACCAATACCAGCATCAGATGCAGTTCCAGAGGTGACTTCAGAgcctgaaccagaaccagaagtcATTCCTCAGGTGGAGCCAGAGCCTGTGGTGGACGAGGTCACACCAGAACCTGTTGAGGAAGTAGCTGTGGAGGAAGTAGCCATGGAGGAAGTAGCTGTGGAGGAAGCAGCTGTGGAGGAAGCAGCTGTGGAGGAAGCAGCTGTGGAGGAAGCAGCTGTGGAGGAAGTAGCAGTGGAAGCACCAGCTGCTGTGGTTGAAGAGGCACCTGTGGATGTTGAGGAAGCAACAGTGGAGGACGTGACTGCAGAGGAACCAGCACAGTCTCAACCCAAAG AACACAAAAAAAGTGAGGCGTCAGGCCCCGCCATGAGGGACCGCTCCCACATCGAGGACACGCTGCGACTGGCAACATCTGAGCCCTCAGCAGAGTTCACAG GTGCTATGAAGACACTGTTGAACATCTACCACAAGTCCATCAAGCCGTTGGAAGAAGCCTTCAAGTACAATGAGCTCAGGCAGCATGAAGTCACAG ATGGTGAGATTACCTCCAAGCCCATGGTTTTGTTTCTGGGACCCTGGAGCGTGGGCAAATCATCCATGATCAACTACCTGCTGGGCCTCCACAAAAGCTCCCAGGAACTCTACACAG GTGCTGAACCGACCACCTCCGAATACACCGTCATCATGCACGGAGAGAAGGTTCGGACCATAGAGGGCATCGTCATGGCAGCAGACAGCTCTCGCTCCTTCTCTCCCCTAGAGAAGTTCGGTCAGGGCTTCCTGGAGCGTCTGGTTGGCATCGAGATGCCCCACAAGCTGCTGGAGAGGGTCACCTTTGTCGACACTCCAGGCATCATTGAAAACCGCAAGCAGCAGGAGAGAG gtTACCCATACAATGAGGTGTGCCAGTGGTTCATCGATCGAGCAGATCTGATCTTCCTGGTGTTCGACCCCACCAAGCTGGACGTGGGAGGGGAGCTGGAGATGCTCTTCAAGCAGATGAAGGGCCGGGAGTCCCAGATTCGCCTCATCCTCAACAAGGCCGACAGTCTGACCACCCAGGACCTGATGAGGGTCTACGGAGCcctgttctggagcatggcgcCGCTGATTAATGTTACAGAACCTCCTCGTGTATACGTCAGCTCCTTCTGGCCTCAGGATTACGCTGCTGAGACAAGCCGAGAGCTCTTCATGAAGGAGGAGACTTCTCTGCTTGAGGACCTCAACCAG GTGATTGAGAACCAGATGGAGAACAAGATCGCCTTCATCCGTCAACATGGCATCCGTGTACGCATCCACGCCCTGCTAGTGGACCGCTACCTCCAGACCTACTACGACAAGCTGGGCTGGTTCAGCGACCCCTACGAGGTCTTCCAAGACATTGTCAATGACCCGGATAAGTACTACATCTTCAAATCCATCCTGGCCAAGACCAACGTCAGCAAGTTTGACCTGCCCGACAAGGAGGCCTACCAGGACTTCTTCGGAGTCAATCCGATTTCCCACTTCAAGCAGCTCTCCTCCCACTGCAGCTGGACTGGCGGCTGTCTACTGGAGAAGATAGAAAGAGCGATTTCACACGAGCTGCCGGCTCTACTAAATAGCGTAAACAAGAGTCCAGACGTACCTGCCCCCACGAAGGCCTCACCGACGCCTCCGCCTCCTCTCCCCGGAACCTGCGAGGGTCCTGGATGTGAAGAAAAACCCAAGAACCGCTGGAGGAGGCAgtga